The following are encoded together in the Neofelis nebulosa isolate mNeoNeb1 chromosome 9, mNeoNeb1.pri, whole genome shotgun sequence genome:
- the LOC131486241 gene encoding LOW QUALITY PROTEIN: rRNA-processing protein FCF1 homolog (The sequence of the model RefSeq protein was modified relative to this genomic sequence to represent the inferred CDS: inserted 1 base in 1 codon), whose translation MGKQKKARKYATMKRMLSLRDQRLKEKDRLKPKKKEKKDPSALKEREVPQHPSCLFFQYNTQLGPPYHILVDTNFINFSIKAKLDLVQSMMDCLYAKCIPCIXCVMAEIEKLGQKYRVALRIAKDPRFERLPCTHKGTYADDCLVQRVTQHKCYIVATVDRDLKRRIRKIPGVPIMYISNHRYNIERMPDDYGAPRF comes from the exons ATGgggaagcaaaagaaagcaagaaagtatGCGACCATGAAGCGAATGCTTAGTCTCCGAGATCAGAGGCTTAAAGAGAAGGATAGATTgaaacctaaaaagaaagaaaagaaagatcccAGTGCACTCAAGGAAAGAGAAGTCCCCCAACATCCTTCCTGCTTATTCTTCCAATATAACACACAGCTGGGCCCACCTTACCATATCCTTGTTGATACCAACTTTATCAACTTTTCCATTAAAGCCAAACTTGACTTAGTACAATCAATGATGGACTGTCTCTATGCCAAGTGTATCCCTTGTA ACTGTGTAATGGCTGAAATTGAGAAGTTGGGGCAAAAGTATCGAGTGGCTCTAAGGATTGCCAAGGATCCACGATTTGAACGATTACCATGCACACACAAAGGAACCTATGCAGATGACTGCTTAGTACAGAGAGTAACTCAGCACAAGTGTTACATCGTGGCCACAGTTGACCGGGACCTTAAACGAAGGATCCGGAAGATCCCTGGAGTTCCCATCATGTACATTTCTAACCATAGGTACAACATTGAGCGGATGCCAGATGATTATGGAGCCCCTCGGTTCTAA